The genomic stretch TTCAGTGATTGGCACATGTAACAATTGGCAGGCGGGTGTACATCCGCTTTTTCCGCGTTGGGATCAGTCGGGCATCTGGGAAGGATTTATACCGAGAGTAAAAGCCGGCGATCTGTACAAATACCAGATTCGTTCACGCGATGGGGAAGTGCTTTACAAAGGCGATCCTTATGCTTTTCACTGGGAAACACGGCCGAAAACAGCATCCATCGCCTGGCCGCTGGATTATGCATGGCATGATCAGGAATGGATGCAGCATCGTAAACAATACAATGATCTGAAAAGTCCTTTTTCGGTTTATGAAGTACATCTCGGCTCCTGGCGTCGGCCTGACCCGAATAACCATGAAGTATTTTATTCCTATCGCCAAATTGCCGATCAGCTGGTGCCCTATGTGAAAGAAATGGGATTTACCCATGTGGAACTGATGCCTGTGATGGAGCACCCCTTTGATGGTTCATGGGGCTATCAGATTACCGGTTATTTTGCACCTACATCCCGATACGGCACTCCGCAGGATTTCATGTACATGATTGATCAGTTTCATCAGGCCGGCATCGGTGTGATCCTGGACTGGGTGCCTTCGCATTTCCCGGGCGATGCGCATGGCCTGTTCCGCTTTGATGGCTCCCATGTGTATGAATATGCTGATATGCGCAAGGGTTTTCAAAAAGACTGGAACAGCTATATTTTTAATTATGCCCGAAATGAAGTACGCTCATTTTTGCTGAGCAATGCTGTGTATTGGTTGGATCTATATCATGCCGATGGACTGCGCGTAGATGCCGTAGCATCCATGATTTACCTGGATTATTCCCGCAAACAGGGCGAATGGATACCCAATGACCGGGGAGGGAGAGAAAACCTGGAAGCTATTTCCTTGCTTCAGGAGCTCAACACCATTGTGTATGAACAATATCCGGATACCCAAACCATTGCTGAAGAATCCACTGCTTTTTATGGCGTGTCAAAACCGGTTTATCTGGGCGGATTGGGATTTGGGATGAAATGGATGATGGGATGGATGAATGATACACTGGAATATTTCAAAACAGATCCCTATTTCAGACAGTTTCATCATGATCAGCTTACTTTCAGCCTGGTCTATGCATTCAGTGAAAACTTCATGCTCCCGCTTTCGCATGATGAGGTGGTACATGGCAAATCGCCCATGATCTACAAAATGCCGGGCGACGACTGGCAGAAATTTGCCAACCTGCGTTTGCTGTATGCGTATATGTTTACCCATCCCGGTAGTAAATTATTGTTTATGGGCAATGAATTTGCCCAGACATCTGAATGGAA from Thermoflavifilum aggregans encodes the following:
- the glgB gene encoding 1,4-alpha-glucan branching protein GlgB, with the protein product MASIPTSAARPAQVLPVSLLTDFDISLFQAGKHYRLYQKLGCHLDTYENQEGAYFAVWAPYAEQVSVIGTCNNWQAGVHPLFPRWDQSGIWEGFIPRVKAGDLYKYQIRSRDGEVLYKGDPYAFHWETRPKTASIAWPLDYAWHDQEWMQHRKQYNDLKSPFSVYEVHLGSWRRPDPNNHEVFYSYRQIADQLVPYVKEMGFTHVELMPVMEHPFDGSWGYQITGYFAPTSRYGTPQDFMYMIDQFHQAGIGVILDWVPSHFPGDAHGLFRFDGSHVYEYADMRKGFQKDWNSYIFNYARNEVRSFLLSNAVYWLDLYHADGLRVDAVASMIYLDYSRKQGEWIPNDRGGRENLEAISLLQELNTIVYEQYPDTQTIAEESTAFYGVSKPVYLGGLGFGMKWMMGWMNDTLEYFKTDPYFRQFHHDQLTFSLVYAFSENFMLPLSHDEVVHGKSPMIYKMPGDDWQKFANLRLLYAYMFTHPGSKLLFMGNEFAQTSEWNFKRELDWYLLQYQPHQGMQQLIKQLNALYRNQTALHETQFMPIGFEWIDIGDRQHSIFIYSRHEINGYRKLLIALNMTPVPRMNYEIGMPENSSWREILNTDHPDFGGSGVLNPGTYQTQQQLCKGKPYQLTIHLPPLGAVIMERIA